In the genome of Fluviispira vulneris, one region contains:
- a CDS encoding heavy metal translocating P-type ATPase has translation MSQNMNNFINNKKSIKNFESNYHIEGMNCASCVNHVEKSLRKIPGVLEVSVNLASEKAQIQSEKKISSATIKAAVEKAGYKAIPILEEEQKDSLMPPKQKDGKWLIIFSALLSLPLILPMLLLPFSIDFALPVWTQVILASIIQFFIGRKFYISAWKALWTKSAHMDLLVVLGTSSAYGLSLYQIISHPTDVLNGKIHLYFESSAVIITLVLFGKWLEGRAKRKTTSAIRALQELKPEKARVFSDGKEVEVLLSNLKLNDIVVIKPGERIPVDGTIIEGFSQVDESLITGESLAIDKLTGDKVTGGSLNYNGLIKVKINALGAESTLARIIRLVEQAQMAKAPIQKLVDKVSAIFIPFVLAIAIITFLLWGILLGDWQQAIINSVSVMIIACPCALGLATPTSIMVGTGAAAKHGILIKDAEALETAHAIKIVAFDKTGTITEGKPQLMEINSIEIPEEELLAISAALQSGSEHPYAKAVLSAVREKNIPIPKVTNTQAISGRGITATLNDKQYYLGSELLVSEFAVQIGDDSRNIAKKYADMGQSVSWLFEKKELYAKVLGFLTFSDTLKETTKEAIAFLQALEIKTIMLTGDHLSSAQVIAREINIDEVYANLLPEDKVACINKLKNKLTKVAMVGDGINDAPALAAADIGIAMSSGTDAAMQAAGITLMRGNPILVSAAIEISNKTFRKIQQNLFWAFIYNIIGIPLAALGLLNPMIAGAAMAFSSVCVVSNSLLLRNWRPRK, from the coding sequence ATGTCACAAAATATGAATAATTTTATTAATAATAAAAAATCAATAAAAAACTTTGAAAGTAACTATCATATCGAAGGGATGAATTGTGCATCTTGTGTCAACCATGTAGAAAAGTCGCTCAGAAAAATACCAGGTGTTCTAGAAGTGTCCGTTAATCTTGCTAGCGAAAAAGCTCAAATTCAAAGCGAAAAAAAAATTTCAAGTGCTACTATTAAAGCTGCAGTTGAGAAAGCTGGGTATAAAGCTATCCCAATTTTAGAAGAAGAACAAAAGGATTCTTTAATGCCGCCAAAGCAAAAGGACGGTAAATGGTTAATTATTTTTTCAGCGCTGCTTTCTTTGCCACTTATTCTACCCATGCTTTTGTTACCTTTTTCTATAGATTTTGCTCTTCCAGTTTGGACTCAAGTCATACTTGCAAGTATTATTCAGTTTTTTATTGGAAGAAAATTTTATATCTCTGCTTGGAAAGCACTTTGGACAAAATCAGCGCATATGGACTTACTTGTTGTTCTTGGAACAAGTTCAGCATATGGGCTTAGCCTATATCAGATTATCAGCCATCCCACTGATGTTTTAAATGGAAAAATTCATTTATATTTTGAAAGCTCAGCAGTCATAATCACTTTAGTACTCTTTGGGAAATGGCTTGAAGGGCGCGCAAAAAGAAAAACAACCTCAGCCATTCGTGCTCTTCAAGAGCTTAAACCAGAAAAGGCTCGGGTGTTTTCCGATGGCAAAGAAGTTGAAGTCTTACTAAGTAATTTAAAATTAAATGATATCGTGGTTATAAAACCTGGGGAAAGAATTCCAGTTGATGGAACAATTATTGAAGGATTTTCTCAGGTAGATGAGTCATTAATAACAGGTGAAAGCTTAGCAATAGATAAGTTAACAGGCGATAAAGTTACTGGTGGTTCACTTAACTACAATGGCTTGATTAAAGTTAAAATAAATGCTCTCGGTGCAGAAAGCACTTTAGCTAGAATCATCCGACTTGTGGAACAAGCACAAATGGCAAAAGCTCCCATTCAAAAACTAGTTGATAAAGTCAGTGCTATTTTTATTCCATTTGTTTTAGCAATTGCAATAATTACTTTTCTTTTATGGGGAATACTTTTGGGTGACTGGCAACAAGCAATTATAAATTCAGTTTCGGTCATGATTATTGCGTGTCCTTGCGCGTTGGGACTTGCCACTCCCACTTCCATTATGGTTGGCACTGGGGCCGCAGCAAAGCATGGAATTTTAATAAAAGATGCAGAAGCTCTTGAAACTGCGCATGCGATTAAAATAGTAGCATTTGACAAAACAGGTACAATTACTGAAGGAAAACCTCAATTAATGGAAATAAATTCAATTGAAATACCTGAAGAAGAATTGCTAGCAATTTCTGCTGCTTTACAATCAGGCAGCGAGCATCCGTATGCAAAAGCAGTTTTATCTGCGGTTCGAGAAAAAAATATTCCAATCCCTAAAGTAACAAATACTCAAGCAATTTCTGGCAGAGGAATTACTGCTACTCTAAATGATAAGCAGTACTACTTAGGCAGTGAACTGCTGGTTAGTGAATTTGCAGTGCAAATTGGTGATGATTCGAGAAATATTGCAAAAAAATACGCCGATATGGGACAAAGTGTATCTTGGCTCTTTGAAAAAAAAGAGCTGTATGCAAAAGTACTTGGTTTCCTCACTTTCAGCGATACGCTTAAAGAAACGACAAAAGAAGCGATTGCGTTTTTACAAGCTCTAGAAATTAAAACCATAATGCTTACGGGCGATCATTTAAGCAGTGCCCAAGTGATCGCAAGAGAAATAAATATAGATGAAGTCTATGCTAACCTTCTGCCAGAAGATAAAGTTGCATGTATAAATAAATTAAAAAACAAGCTTACAAAAGTTGCTATGGTCGGAGATGGAATAAATGATGCCCCTGCCCTAGCAGCTGCTGATATCGGAATTGCTATGTCTTCTGGTACAGATGCAGCTATGCAGGCAGCAGGAATAACTCTCATGAGAGGAAATCCAATCTTAGTTTCTGCTGCAATAGAAATTTCCAATAAAACTTTTAGAAAAATTCAGCAAAACTTATTTTGGGCATTTATTTATAATATAATAGGAATCCCGCTAGCAGCATTGGGTTTATTAAATCCAATGATAGCGGGCGCAGCAATGGCTTTTAGCAGCGTATGTGTTGTTTCCAATTCTTTGTTGTTAAGAAATTGGCGGCCAAGAAAGTAA
- a CDS encoding acyl-CoA thioesterase, producing MDILKSAKKYTYAITIKEFHLDTFGHVNNAVYLQLCEEARWEIITENGFGVQDIQKLGIGPVILEVNIKFQKELKLREKIKIQTQCVAIRGKVLDIYHEIINEKNEVCSTALFTLAIFDTNKRKIISPIPLWYESIGVEVENK from the coding sequence ATGGATATATTAAAGAGTGCAAAAAAGTATACTTATGCAATTACTATTAAGGAATTTCATTTAGATACATTTGGGCATGTCAACAATGCCGTTTATTTACAACTTTGTGAAGAGGCACGTTGGGAGATAATAACTGAAAATGGTTTTGGTGTGCAAGATATACAAAAATTAGGGATAGGCCCTGTTATTTTAGAGGTTAATATTAAATTCCAAAAAGAGCTTAAATTAAGAGAAAAAATAAAAATTCAAACTCAGTGTGTCGCTATTCGGGGAAAAGTTTTAGATATTTATCATGAGATTATAAATGAAAAAAATGAAGTCTGTTCAACAGCTTTGTTTACTTTAGCAATTTTTGACACAAATAAAAGAAAAATAATATCACCCATTCCTCTTTGGTATGAATCCATAGGTGTTGAAGTAGAAAATAAGTAA
- a CDS encoding DUF3575 domain-containing protein, whose protein sequence is MNLLKLIKFIPFLFLLYTHEIYSQDHLLIEGNGLLFINQGIGLNLEYKNDKLWLSQGIDFEIFVQNPYNKNAVVAKRNIYTIAPKLRYYFIDKDIAGPFIGIKIYFTSSESYISDGYTSSEYDIFYVAPTLQFGYRFIANNNLSFSAYIGGGIKSKDNRFPYDNIPAAKQSNSDWTDAQRKLNLNLSQVLFDYGITVGYSF, encoded by the coding sequence ATGAATTTATTAAAGCTGATTAAGTTTATTCCGTTCCTATTTCTCTTATACACTCATGAAATTTATTCACAAGATCACCTTTTAATCGAAGGGAATGGACTTTTATTTATTAATCAAGGAATTGGCTTAAATCTTGAATACAAAAACGATAAGCTTTGGTTATCACAAGGAATCGATTTTGAAATATTTGTGCAAAATCCCTACAACAAAAATGCTGTTGTTGCTAAAAGAAACATTTATACGATTGCCCCTAAATTAAGATATTATTTCATAGATAAAGATATAGCAGGTCCATTTATTGGAATTAAAATTTATTTTACTTCCTCTGAAAGTTATATATCAGACGGGTATACATCTTCTGAATACGATATTTTTTACGTCGCCCCAACCCTACAGTTTGGCTATCGGTTTATAGCAAATAACAATTTATCATTTTCTGCTTATATTGGTGGTGGAATAAAATCGAAAGATAATAGATTTCCGTATGATAATATTCCAGCTGCGAAGCAATCTAACAGTGATTGGACAGATGCTCAACGTAAATTGAATTTAAATCTGTCGCAAGTGCTATTTGATTATGGTATCACTGTTGGATATTCTTTTTAA
- a CDS encoding APC family permease translates to MQFKRQIGAGGVMFASIGAMVGSGWLFSSHYAAQLAGPASIITWLIATVIIIVIALPFAELGTLFPIAGGIANYPFFTHGKLAGFLLGWISWLSFLVLTPIEVQATIQYMSNFFPSLTRVEDKVYHLTGIGYVTATFLMLALVYVNSKGVKFMSDTNKYFSIWKLIIPAIAIIIFFLASSGTKNLNLESAGGFAPYGWHGILSALSLAGVVFSFNGFQIGIMMAAETKNPQKNIPKAIIGSVFLGALLYILLQISFLVAVPEANLANGWGALTFSGDAGPLAGLALVLGFSWVAWLLYIDAVVSPLGAGIVYAASSTRVLYALSANGYIPEQIKKIDKNGIPKVSLWVNFAFGMLAFLPFPGWQSMVSFLSSTMIAGYAIVPICLVALRKQEPKLARPFRLPKYIFVSFIAFYFCNLMLYWSGWTIMSKLFLAVLLGFVIYVSRLIYRRELKENIKTWKNSLWILYYLIGLCGLAKFGQFAGGSGDITEGYDFLLVGILSIIIMYIAQKSILTSKEAKANIKMILDEHNQTNTH, encoded by the coding sequence ATGCAATTTAAGCGACAGATAGGAGCAGGGGGCGTTATGTTTGCCTCCATAGGGGCGATGGTGGGTTCTGGATGGCTATTTAGCTCTCATTATGCTGCCCAACTTGCTGGTCCTGCATCAATCATCACTTGGCTAATTGCCACAGTTATAATTATTGTGATTGCTCTTCCCTTCGCTGAGTTAGGAACTTTATTTCCAATCGCTGGTGGTATAGCCAACTACCCATTTTTTACACATGGAAAATTAGCTGGATTTCTTCTAGGCTGGATATCTTGGCTTTCTTTTTTGGTGCTCACACCTATCGAAGTGCAAGCTACTATTCAATATATGAGCAATTTTTTTCCTTCTCTCACTCGAGTTGAGGATAAAGTATATCATCTGACAGGTATCGGTTATGTTACTGCAACCTTTCTTATGCTTGCTTTAGTTTATGTCAATTCCAAGGGCGTAAAATTTATGTCCGACACTAATAAATATTTTAGTATTTGGAAACTTATTATACCAGCCATTGCGATTATTATTTTCTTTTTAGCATCATCTGGCACCAAAAATTTAAATTTAGAATCTGCGGGTGGATTTGCACCTTATGGCTGGCATGGAATTTTATCTGCACTTTCTTTAGCGGGTGTTGTATTCTCTTTTAATGGTTTTCAAATCGGTATAATGATGGCAGCGGAAACTAAAAATCCGCAAAAAAATATTCCAAAAGCTATTATTGGTTCAGTTTTCCTAGGTGCACTTTTGTATATTTTATTACAAATTTCATTTTTAGTCGCAGTTCCAGAAGCCAATTTAGCGAATGGTTGGGGAGCTCTCACATTTTCTGGTGATGCAGGACCTCTCGCTGGCTTAGCTTTAGTATTGGGTTTCAGCTGGGTAGCATGGTTATTGTATATTGATGCAGTTGTCTCTCCATTGGGGGCGGGAATCGTATATGCAGCCTCGAGTACACGAGTGCTTTATGCATTGAGTGCAAATGGTTATATTCCTGAGCAGATTAAAAAAATTGACAAAAATGGTATCCCAAAAGTCAGTTTGTGGGTGAATTTTGCCTTCGGAATGCTCGCCTTTTTACCCTTCCCCGGATGGCAAAGTATGGTTTCCTTCCTTTCATCCACTATGATTGCAGGCTATGCAATTGTGCCTATTTGTCTTGTTGCACTCAGAAAACAAGAACCTAAATTGGCAAGGCCATTTCGTTTGCCAAAATATATTTTTGTTTCGTTTATAGCCTTTTATTTTTGCAATTTAATGCTTTACTGGTCTGGATGGACAATCATGAGTAAGCTTTTTCTTGCAGTACTCCTTGGTTTTGTTATTTATGTTTCACGACTTATTTACCGTAGAGAGCTTAAAGAAAATATCAAGACATGGAAGAATTCATTGTGGATTTTATATTATTTGATTGGACTGTGTGGTCTCGCTAAGTTTGGTCAGTTTGCAGGAGGAAGTGGTGATATTACGGAAGGATATGACTTTTTACTCGTTGGAATATTAAGTATTATCATTATGTATATTGCTCAAAAATCCATCCTTACAAGCAAAGAAGCTAAAGCAAATATCAAAATGATTCTTGATGAGCACAATCAAACAAACACACATTAA
- the bfr gene encoding bacterioferritin: protein MKGDVQVIKALNEVLTGELTAINQYFLHARMCKNWGYNRVADFTYKESIEEMKHAQTLLDRILFLEGIPNLQKLDKLNIGETVKEQFEADLALEFLALERLKKGIDICVTARDHTSREILEHILEEEEGHVDWLEAQLGLIKDIGLENYLAQQLHEKNS, encoded by the coding sequence ATGAAAGGCGACGTTCAAGTTATAAAAGCTTTAAACGAAGTTTTAACTGGTGAACTTACAGCAATTAACCAATATTTTTTACATGCGAGAATGTGTAAAAATTGGGGCTACAATCGTGTAGCTGATTTTACTTATAAAGAATCCATCGAAGAAATGAAACACGCTCAAACATTACTCGATCGTATTCTATTCCTCGAAGGAATTCCGAATCTCCAAAAATTAGATAAACTTAATATCGGCGAAACAGTAAAAGAGCAGTTTGAAGCCGATTTAGCTCTCGAATTTTTAGCACTTGAAAGACTTAAAAAAGGAATCGATATATGTGTCACAGCTCGAGATCACACCAGTCGTGAAATTCTTGAGCATATTTTAGAAGAAGAAGAAGGGCATGTCGATTGGCTCGAAGCTCAACTTGGCCTTATCAAAGACATCGGTTTAGAGAACTATTTAGCTCAACAGTTGCATGAGAAGAACTCATAG
- a CDS encoding (2Fe-2S)-binding protein, with translation MLMCLCYGISCHEIKKLMENGITTTEDIQRECNAGLGCGCCLDALVSMVESEGSKQDKHSMSSSHATVELNSSLNRCL, from the coding sequence ATGCTCATGTGCTTGTGTTATGGGATTTCGTGTCATGAAATTAAAAAACTTATGGAAAACGGAATAACCACAACAGAAGACATACAACGGGAATGCAATGCAGGACTTGGTTGTGGATGCTGTCTCGACGCTCTCGTATCTATGGTGGAGTCAGAGGGATCGAAACAGGATAAACATTCTATGAGTTCTTCTCATGCAACTGTTGAGCTAAATAGTTCTCTAAACCGATGTCTTTGA
- the hemG gene encoding protoporphyrinogen oxidase: MSEKEINIAVIGTGISGLRSAYLLSKRTDKKIKSITLFDQSESIGGVLKNTKQNGYSLEHGAQGVLLSKDSFKNCVDELKLNHKILLPGKTKLKRFLITPSEIISITPNLFKYKKKGLLRIRDILRIFLEVFIKKPKTHNPNESLYEFFSRRFGNKFASTFLVPLSFGIWGGSSRKLLVRYTFPQLIKFESGYGSLFKASIFILFKKLFTKTKKKGLELASFSEGLPYLIQNLYEEIKLNCAKNNIELSFKSLTKINEISKQENKIKLVYVSTINNDSSYAIFDSVIYTGQPWRENGILTSPQCPVACNAYQILKNIESHSIAVVGLGGKNIENKAPQGFGALAGEWSKDILGVLFVHSIYPQHAPEKSFFYRVMLGGDRHPNINLLTNEQLIELTKQRLKEINIITDKTEFDFTDVIKWDNYIPLSTELQDKVLQSIWQLEALIPGLFFAGNYIKGPAVPDCILQANETSEKVMKYLDKI; the protein is encoded by the coding sequence ATGAGTGAAAAAGAAATCAATATTGCTGTTATAGGAACAGGTATCTCAGGTTTACGCTCAGCGTACCTTTTAAGCAAAAGAACAGACAAAAAAATAAAAAGCATTACTTTATTTGATCAAAGTGAATCCATTGGTGGTGTCTTAAAAAATACTAAACAAAATGGTTATAGCCTTGAACATGGTGCTCAAGGAGTCCTTCTCTCAAAAGATTCTTTTAAAAATTGCGTCGATGAGCTAAAACTCAATCATAAAATATTATTGCCGGGAAAAACAAAATTAAAAAGATTCTTAATCACTCCTTCAGAAATCATATCTATTACTCCTAATTTATTCAAATATAAAAAAAAGGGACTTCTTAGAATACGTGATATTTTAAGAATATTTCTTGAAGTATTTATTAAAAAACCTAAAACACATAATCCGAATGAATCTCTTTATGAATTTTTTTCTCGGCGTTTTGGTAATAAATTTGCCTCTACTTTTCTTGTCCCACTCTCATTTGGTATTTGGGGAGGAAGTTCACGTAAATTATTAGTTCGGTATACCTTTCCACAATTAATAAAATTTGAATCCGGTTATGGTAGTTTATTTAAGGCCAGTATTTTTATATTATTTAAAAAATTATTTACTAAAACTAAGAAAAAAGGTCTTGAACTCGCTAGTTTCTCTGAAGGTCTTCCTTATTTAATTCAAAATTTATACGAAGAAATAAAGCTTAATTGTGCAAAAAATAATATCGAATTAAGCTTTAAATCTTTAACAAAAATTAATGAAATAAGTAAACAGGAAAATAAAATTAAATTGGTTTATGTGTCAACTATTAATAATGATTCTTCCTATGCAATATTTGATAGTGTAATTTACACAGGACAACCCTGGCGCGAAAATGGTATATTAACTTCTCCTCAGTGTCCTGTCGCATGCAATGCCTATCAAATTTTAAAAAATATTGAATCGCATAGCATTGCAGTTGTTGGACTAGGTGGAAAAAATATAGAAAATAAAGCACCTCAAGGTTTTGGCGCATTGGCTGGTGAATGGTCAAAAGATATTCTTGGTGTCCTATTTGTTCATTCTATATACCCACAACATGCTCCTGAAAAATCATTTTTTTATAGAGTTATGCTAGGGGGAGATAGACATCCAAATATTAATTTACTAACGAATGAGCAATTAATAGAACTGACAAAACAACGCCTAAAAGAAATAAATATCATAACTGATAAAACAGAATTTGATTTTACTGACGTTATTAAATGGGATAATTATATTCCGCTCTCGACTGAGTTACAAGATAAGGTGCTACAATCCATTTGGCAACTTGAAGCACTCATTCCTGGTTTATTTTTTGCAGGAAATTATATAAAAGGTCCTGCTGTGCCCGATTGTATCCTTCAAGCAAATGAAACTTCAGAAAAAGTTATGAAATATCTAGACAAAATTTAA
- a CDS encoding ATP-dependent Clp protease proteolytic subunit: protein MSNLDELSSLMESTTHKKLFDQRLIVLSEAITSKSAKKIIEQLLALEAEDPAKDIWIFLNSPGGEVNSGFGIYDTIRFIRPEVKIIVTGLAASIATVILLAAETKHRYSLPNARLLIHQPLIGGNIQGQASDIEIHAKEILRTREKIAELYNKETKQPLERVRKDIERDYWMTAQEAQEYGLVNSIISSWNEVR, encoded by the coding sequence ATGTCGAATCTTGATGAACTCTCTTCTTTAATGGAATCAACAACCCACAAAAAATTATTTGATCAACGTCTTATCGTGTTGTCTGAGGCAATCACTTCAAAATCAGCAAAAAAAATAATTGAGCAATTGCTAGCTTTAGAAGCTGAAGATCCAGCAAAAGATATCTGGATATTTTTAAATAGTCCAGGCGGAGAAGTCAATTCTGGATTCGGTATCTACGATACAATTCGTTTTATCCGACCTGAAGTAAAAATTATAGTAACAGGCTTAGCTGCAAGTATAGCAACGGTGATCTTACTTGCTGCAGAGACTAAGCACAGATACTCACTTCCAAATGCACGTCTTTTGATTCACCAACCCTTGATTGGTGGAAATATACAAGGACAGGCTTCCGATATTGAAATTCACGCAAAAGAAATTTTAAGAACGCGTGAAAAAATTGCAGAGTTATACAATAAAGAAACAAAACAACCTTTGGAGCGTGTGCGGAAAGATATTGAGCGCGACTATTGGATGACGGCTCAAGAAGCCCAAGAATATGGACTTGTAAATAGTATTATTTCTTCTTGGAATGAAGTTCGTTAA
- the acpS gene encoding holo-ACP synthase, whose protein sequence is MTKKILIGNDLVNIPRFERSLLVGNFIQKIFHPDEILYCEKKVTQKSASYAARYAAKEAFAKALGTGLYAQGVSFLDIWIENEENGRPFLNLNDNIKAKLKEQNIDDFDVSLSHHIDYAMATVILFRN, encoded by the coding sequence ATGACAAAAAAAATTCTTATTGGCAACGATCTTGTAAATATTCCTCGCTTTGAGCGCTCGCTCCTTGTGGGAAACTTTATTCAAAAAATATTTCACCCTGATGAAATCCTCTATTGTGAGAAAAAAGTTACCCAAAAATCAGCTTCTTATGCTGCTCGTTATGCTGCGAAAGAAGCTTTTGCAAAAGCTCTAGGCACAGGTCTTTATGCACAGGGGGTTTCTTTTTTAGATATTTGGATAGAAAATGAAGAAAATGGAAGGCCGTTCTTGAATTTGAATGACAATATTAAAGCCAAACTTAAAGAACAAAATATTGATGATTTTGACGTGTCGCTGAGCCATCACATCGATTATGCGATGGCCACAGTTATCCTTTTTAGAAATTAA
- the accC gene encoding acetyl-CoA carboxylase biotin carboxylase subunit, whose translation MKKILIANRGEIAVRIIRACRELGIKSVAIYSQADAHSLHAKLADESICIGPAESKKSYLHIPAIIAAAEVSGADAIHPGYGFLSENAGFAEICRKCNITFIGPTPEQMRQLGEKVAARDVARKAGLPFLPGSKSAIENIEVAKKSAKEIGFPVILKASGGGGGRGMKIVHKIEDLEKAYLTCRQEASAAFGNSEVYLEKYLENPRHVEIQIMADKHGNIVHLGERDCSVQRRHQKVIEEAPCNLLNETERNRIGAYAVALAKEVGYHGAGTVEFLMDDDKNVYFMEMNTRIQVEHPVTEQITGIDLVRAQILVAMGESLPFTQEDVKIRGHSIECRINAEDPKSFAPWPGKITAYSSPGGLGVRVDGFVYHGYTVVPYYDSMLTKLIVTADTRELAIKKMECALKEFVVDGIRTNIPFHLEVLQHPDFIQGKHSTRFLERAGFVK comes from the coding sequence ATGAAAAAAATTCTTATCGCCAATCGTGGTGAAATCGCAGTGCGTATTATTCGTGCTTGTCGAGAACTCGGTATTAAAAGCGTAGCTATTTATTCACAGGCAGATGCTCACAGCTTACATGCAAAATTAGCTGATGAAAGTATTTGTATTGGGCCTGCAGAGAGTAAGAAAAGTTATTTACATATACCTGCTATTATTGCAGCTGCTGAAGTCAGTGGAGCTGACGCAATACATCCGGGCTATGGATTTCTCTCAGAAAATGCAGGTTTTGCTGAAATATGTAGAAAATGTAATATAACTTTTATTGGGCCAACTCCTGAGCAAATGCGCCAATTAGGTGAAAAAGTGGCTGCACGTGATGTCGCACGCAAGGCTGGTTTGCCTTTTTTACCAGGATCAAAGTCAGCGATTGAAAATATCGAAGTAGCTAAAAAATCTGCAAAAGAAATCGGATTCCCCGTTATTTTAAAAGCCAGTGGTGGTGGGGGTGGACGCGGTATGAAAATCGTTCACAAGATCGAAGATCTCGAAAAGGCTTATTTAACTTGCCGCCAAGAGGCCTCAGCTGCATTTGGTAATTCTGAAGTTTATCTTGAAAAGTATCTTGAAAATCCGCGGCATGTAGAAATACAAATTATGGCAGACAAGCATGGTAATATCGTTCACTTAGGTGAAAGAGATTGCAGCGTTCAACGTCGCCATCAAAAGGTCATAGAAGAAGCTCCTTGCAATTTATTAAATGAAACTGAACGCAATCGTATAGGCGCATATGCAGTAGCACTTGCAAAAGAAGTGGGCTACCATGGCGCAGGAACAGTCGAATTTCTAATGGATGACGATAAGAACGTTTATTTCATGGAAATGAATACGCGTATACAAGTGGAACACCCTGTTACAGAGCAGATTACAGGTATTGACTTAGTCAGAGCCCAAATTCTTGTGGCAATGGGGGAATCACTTCCGTTCACTCAAGAGGATGTAAAAATCCGTGGCCACTCCATCGAATGTCGTATAAATGCCGAAGATCCAAAGAGTTTTGCTCCATGGCCGGGAAAAATCACGGCTTATTCGAGTCCAGGCGGACTTGGCGTTCGGGTAGATGGTTTTGTCTATCATGGTTATACAGTTGTTCCTTATTATGACTCCATGTTGACTAAACTTATCGTTACAGCTGACACCCGAGAACTGGCTATTAAAAAAATGGAATGTGCTCTCAAAGAATTTGTTGTAGACGGAATTCGTACCAACATTCCTTTTCATTTAGAAGTGTTACAACATCCAGATTTTATTCAAGGAAAACACTCAACACGATTCTTAGAAAGAGCTGGGTTTGTTAAGTAA
- the accB gene encoding acetyl-CoA carboxylase biotin carboxyl carrier protein: MIDVSKIEKLMNLMAKHGFDVVQAESSAEKISLARNVGQTSLFQPQAYAAPSVAKVASPAHAPQVNLENIASAENMNENPSAIVKTEDKNEPKKLPEGITITSPFVGTFYRSPGPDAPVFAELGAKIKKGQSLCIVEAMKLMNEIEAEIDGEIVAILVDNAKPVEFGTPLFIVAPSK; the protein is encoded by the coding sequence ATGATTGATGTATCTAAAATTGAAAAACTCATGAATCTTATGGCAAAACACGGTTTTGATGTCGTGCAAGCTGAATCATCTGCAGAAAAAATATCTTTAGCACGAAATGTGGGGCAAACTTCACTTTTCCAACCACAAGCATATGCAGCACCATCGGTGGCTAAAGTTGCATCTCCGGCGCATGCACCACAGGTTAATTTAGAGAATATAGCATCTGCAGAAAATATGAATGAAAATCCATCTGCAATTGTGAAAACAGAAGATAAAAATGAACCTAAAAAGTTACCAGAAGGGATAACAATCACGAGTCCATTTGTCGGTACTTTCTACAGATCGCCCGGTCCCGATGCTCCTGTTTTTGCTGAGCTCGGTGCAAAAATTAAAAAAGGTCAATCACTTTGCATTGTCGAAGCTATGAAACTCATGAATGAAATCGAAGCTGAAATTGATGGGGAAATTGTTGCTATTCTAGTAGACAATGCAAAACCTGTTGAATTTGGCACTCCGCTTTTTATTGTTGCTCCATCTAAGTAA
- the efp gene encoding elongation factor P: protein MYDTREFRRGLKVLINNDPWVIVDFQHVSPGKGAAFTRTKVKNLRTGQVVEQNIKSGDKLEKPDVEERNMQFLYADADGFNFMDTANYEQISLTNLEVGDTKNYLIENSVIKVVFFNGKPIGVETDTFVELKVVETAPGVRGDTATGGSKPAILETGLVVSVPFHINEGDVLRIDTRENVYVDRVSRK, encoded by the coding sequence ATGTATGATACACGTGAGTTTCGTCGCGGACTCAAAGTTTTAATAAACAATGATCCTTGGGTTATCGTTGATTTTCAACATGTTAGCCCTGGAAAAGGAGCAGCATTTACCCGCACTAAAGTGAAAAACTTACGTACAGGTCAAGTGGTTGAGCAAAATATTAAGAGTGGTGATAAATTAGAAAAACCAGATGTGGAAGAAAGAAATATGCAATTTCTTTATGCAGATGCAGATGGTTTTAACTTCATGGACACAGCAAACTACGAGCAAATATCACTCACAAATCTGGAAGTTGGTGATACAAAAAATTATCTAATCGAAAACTCTGTGATTAAGGTTGTCTTTTTCAATGGCAAACCAATCGGAGTAGAAACAGACACTTTTGTAGAGCTAAAAGTTGTAGAAACAGCCCCAGGAGTGCGCGGCGATACGGCGACAGGTGGAAGCAAGCCCGCAATCCTTGAAACAGGTCTTGTTGTGAGCGTTCCATTTCATATCAATGAAGGCGACGTGTTACGTATAGATACACGTGAAAATGTTTATGTTGATCGCGTAAGCAGAAAATAA